Proteins co-encoded in one Nicotiana sylvestris chromosome 7, ASM39365v2, whole genome shotgun sequence genomic window:
- the LOC138872802 gene encoding uncharacterized protein, whose amino-acid sequence MENHALLRVDFNFSDLIEIPEVGRASGMVIMWIDTMVAVDRVRKTDQELHALVQVLPNHNSWLVSAIYASNYVTNRLTLWENLRSMFDNYKGPWLIGGDFNDVLTQDKKWGGRNISRNRTSRFWLCINYCNLIDLEFKGCRYTWSNHRNRRHGLILERLDRCLVNEAWLELYPLVMVLVEEIGESSGPA is encoded by the coding sequence ATGGAAAACCATGCACTTCTTAGGGTAGATTTCAATTTCTCAGATCTAATTGAGATCCCAGAGGTTGGCAGAGCTAGTGGAATGGTTATTATGTGGATAGACACCATGGTAGCAGTGGATCGTGTTAGGAAGACTGATCAAGAACTGCATGCCCTAGTCCAGGTATTACCAAATCACAACTCTTGGCTTGTTAGTGCAATATATGCTAGTAATTATGTAACTAATAGGTTAACTCTGTGGGAAAACCTTAGGTCTATGTTTGATAATTACAAAGGCCCTTGGCTCATAGGTGGCGACTTTAATGATGTCCTGACTCAAGATAAGAAATGGGGAGGCAGGAACATTAGTAGAAATAGGACCTCCAGATTTTGGTTGTGTATTAACTACTGTAACTTAATTGACCTAGAATTCAAAGGTTGTCGTTACACATGGTCTAACCATAGAAATAGGAGGCATGGTCTTATATTAGAAAGACTTGATCGATGCCTTGTTAATGAAGCTTGGCTAGAGCTGTACCCCTTAGTAATG